A window from Xiphophorus maculatus strain JP 163 A chromosome 17, X_maculatus-5.0-male, whole genome shotgun sequence encodes these proteins:
- the tspan8 gene encoding tetraspanin-8 encodes MAVNKCVKNLLFFFNLLFWVCGCVILGVGIYLKVTKGGNKITDQYLPSFDLMIAIGVIIMVIGFLGCCGAYKESRCMLLVFFIFLLLIFVLLLAAGIVAAVGGNTVKDWLKKRLEEFTPISSQNPEVIADMEKLQRELMCCGLMNGPSDWTKIPDSCKCNTTTPANGCNNGNYKDPCYDKIISYMKDNMVVALGIAFAVAAILLFGMVFSMMLYCQIGRKSAVDTA; translated from the exons GTCTGCGGTTGCGTCATCCTTGGAGTTGGGATTTACCTGAAAGTCACCAAAGGTGGAAACAAG ATTACAGATCAATATCTTCCTAGTTTCGACCTCATGATCGCGATTGGGGTGATCATCATGGTGATCGGCTTCCTGGGCTGCTGCGGCGCCTACAAAGAGAGCCGCTGCATGCTGCTGGTG TTCTTCATCTTCCTGCTCCTCATCTTCGTCCTGCTGCTGGCAGCTGGCATCGTGGCAGCCGTCGGGGGGAACACA GTGAAGGACTGGCTGAAGAAGAGACTGGAGGAATTCACCCCAATTTCATCCCAGAATCCAGAAGTGATTGCCGACATGGAGAAACTGCAGCGTGAG ctcATGTGTTGTGGACTCATGAATGGACCGTCAGACTGGACCAAAATCCCAGATTCCTGCAAGTGCAACACCACTACTCCAGCTAACGGGTGCAACAATGGAAACTATAAGGAT CCCTGCTACGACAAAATCATCAGCTACATGAAGGACAACATGGTGGTGGCGTTGGGCATAGCTTTCGCAGTCGCCGCCATTCTG ctcttcgGCATGGTCTTCTCCATGATGCTCTACTGTCAGATTGGGAGGAAAAGCGCCGTCGACACCGCCTGA
- the LOC111611792 gene encoding tetraspanin-33-like, with translation MARCWSYLRGLSICVTVLLLVSGVVMIGVGFSSIEGNVPVAELFDQLSISDDGVLALQVFGPITVVLSVLGISAAVSNHKLLLLLFSALIFVEFVALMIVASPLVHVEAEVNFAVEDIFLNVTPLHRAELFIQTELQKLQTSDSCCGLRSFEDWGNHLPDSCSCSPPAGLSAQTSNSSSLGSCVMTGTNPHPSDKLWVHSEPCGPILKSYLGFPIKLRIGIISAFATITITAIILCLVLGLEDLWKKPPVETTVDDFNRVKYQPKPSLS, from the exons ATGGCTCGCTGCTGGAGTTACTTAAGAGGACTCTCCATCTGCGTCACTGTGCTGCTGCTG GTGTCTGGTGTTGTGATGATCGGTGTTGGATTCTCATCAATTGAAGGAAACGTACCTGTTGCCGAG tTGTTCGACCAGTTATCGATTAGCGACGACGGTGTTTTGGCTCTGCAGGTGTTCGGCCCGATCACAGTGGTTCTGTCTGTTCTGGGCATCAGTGCTGCGGTttcaaaccacaaacttttgctgctgctg ttttctgctcTGATTTTTGTGGAGTTTGTGGCTCTGATGATCGTCGCTTCTCCGTTGGTTCACGTTGAAGCCGAG gtgAACTTCGCTGTGGAGGACATTTTCCTGAACGTTACTCCTCTTCACAGAGCTGAGCTCTTCATCCAGACGGAGCTGCAGAAACTCCAGACCTCA GATTCCTGCTGCGGTTTACGAAGTTTTGAGGATTGGGGGAATCACCTTCCTGACTCCTGCTCATgctcgccccctgctggcctgaG CGCTCAGACCAGTAACTCCAGCTCACTGGGATCCTGTGTGATGACTGGAACAAACCCTCATCCTTCAGATAAACTCTGGGTTCACTCTGAG CCCTGCGGTCCCATCCTGAAGAGCTACCTGGGATTCCCCATCAAACTCCGGATCGGAATAATCTCCGCCTTCGCCACCATCACG atAACCGCCATCATTCTGTGCCTGGTTCTGGGTCTGGAGGATCTCTGGAAGAAGCCTCCGGTCGAGACGACGGTCGACGACTTTAACAGAGTCAAATACCAACCCAAACCTTCCctctcctga
- the LOC111611871 gene encoding 23 kDa integral membrane protein-like → MEELNAPMMTRLWVFAIGLVLISIFGRCATWTKSKCCFIAFAVINGVGMVVMIVFGINVAVLKSQVMEKGQSAEFAKEILKNDAKKELLKTRQEHLHCCGWTGVQDWGSDIPDSCHCIDCKPSHECKPSPQGSTRPSHVYSKPCGEIIGADVEHVANIVLGIFFGFAVAAMMSLIIAIKMITQFSRHDNVGEPDIEMRVY, encoded by the exons ATGGAAGAACTGAACGCCCCCATGATGACGCGGCTCTGGGTGTTTGCCATCGGCCTTGTCCTGATCTCCATTTTTGGCAGATGTGCAACATGGACCAAGAGTAAATGCTGCTTCATAGCT TTTGCAGTGATCAACGGCGTCGGAATGGTCGTCATGATCGTCTTTGGgattaatgttgctgttttaaaaagcCAG GTCATGGAAAAAGGTCAAAGTGCTGAATTTGCCAAGGAGATCCTGAAAAACGACGCAAAAAAAGAATTGCTAAAAACCCGGCAAGAACAT CTTCACTGTTGTGGATGGACTGGAGTCCAGGACTGGGGTTCAGACATCCCTGACTCTTGTCACTGTATAGACTGCAAACCTTCACATGAATGTAAACCCAGCCCACAG GGATCCACCAGGCCATCACACGTCTACTCCAAG CCGTGTGGAGAAATCATTGGAGCTGATGTTGAACATGTGGCAAATATTGTTCTCGGCATCTTTTTTGGATTTGCTGTAGCTGCT ATGATGAGTTTGATCATCGCCATCAAAATGATTACGCAGTTCAGTCGTCATGACAACGTCGGAGAGCCAGATATTGAAATGAGggtttattaa